The Primulina huaijiensis isolate GDHJ02 chromosome 6, ASM1229523v2, whole genome shotgun sequence genomic sequence ATTGGTATCGAGAGATCTCAGTGCAATCCCATCAATTAATCGgatgtaaaaaaaataccatAATAGTTTCAATACTTagctttaattatatttatttgtaaactaACACCGTACTTAATAATATTTCAACTTGACTATCTcgtaaaaatgttattttcaatTCTTGACATGATCTTCTATTCTTGTCATTCGAAGAATGTGTTTTCCTTGTTCTTCCATTATATCAGTTAAATTTCAGTTAAGTTGCATCCAAATCCGAAAATGATAGAACTTACGGTCAAATTGAGACTCACAACGTCaagttagaagttagattttcaAACTTACGGCCAAATTGAGACTTACCATTAGGCCAGAAGTTATAGCTGTTAGCCAAGacacaactttatttttttatacttgtGACTGCCCATAGTGCACCTATCTGTGTGTTAATGGGTTGGGCTGTTAGGCCCATGAGTCCGGAGAGGTGTGTGTCTATCTATTGATGATTCTCATATCTTATATCACTCTTACCATTTATCTGTCGCCGGTCCTGTCTTCAGCAGAGAAAgtattacccgttaagatctGACGTCACTATTTTACGGCTCACCTAACCAACTTGATTAAACGTTGCAACGTTACTAGCCGACCATATATCCAACAGAGACCTGTTAAGATCTGACGTAACTCATTTATGACCCACCTGACAAACCAGATCAAGCGGAGCAATGTCAGCAACTTGATGCATGAGAACTTCTCATGAAACCACTCATCTCAGTAATATTCTAACTAATCTATGTTTAACCCAACATATTTTGACATGATTCATTCATGATACAGTCGCATTCAAAATCTAGATCAAACagaataatcaatattttttattagataGATCTATTATCTAATGTTGCGTTTAGATAGATTAATTTGATTTGGAagtaagaatttgaaatgacaataattttttatatatttgaaatccatcacaattgATGTTAAAATTGTATAAATCGATATAAATTTGATTGAAATCCACCTAAATTTTGTTAATCCAAACaaatgaaaaatttaaaatttttcaatcCAAACATCTATATTTCTTCCTCCGGAATAGAAAGTAAAACAAAGTTGAAGCAAGCATCCTGACACAGAGACAAAAGGCGACAAAAAAATCTAACTAATCATagaatatacatacatgcatacataGATGCTTATATATAGTTAGTTGAAAATACCGGTGGCAAAGGGACCATGATGTCAGTTTGTTCATATCATTTCTTGAATTTGTGCCCGAAAAATTTGTTCCTCCTTCCATTACCATTCAACGGACCCATGCCCAAATTCCTCTCCCCCAAACCCTAATCAATTTCCTTGTTTTCTTGCCATCTTTGAGGAGTTTTCGTAGCCCCATTTCTTATTTCACGAAGAAGAAAAGCTagattcatatttttatttaaaaggtaTGTGTCAGAAATCAAGAAACAGAGGAGCGCCTCAACATTTTGCATCTTATGAATCATCGGATCGAGGTTATGTCCCTTTATGGATAATCGGTTGTAATACTTTTCTATTATTCACGGGTTCTTATGTTTTAGCTTGATCTTGGAAGAGGTGGTTACATTTGATTGAGAAACATGGGTCGATTTGTCGATGATGACTTTTTTTTCAGATTCTGAGATTGGTGACGGCTGATAATTCTCCATTCGGAAAACCGATGCTGGGCTGCCAGTTAGCTGCATTAACTTGGACATCTTTTGAGCAAAGGTGTGGTTACTTTCTCTATACTGATGTCAATTTAGTGGTTCACTTGTTGCGattttcgtttttttctatCGCATTGTGTTTCTATTAATGTTAGCTTTAGACCATGGAAAGATTGCAATGgtatttttatttggaattgtGGATTGGATGAAAAGACTAATGGATGATTTCATGAAGAAGCAGATTAAGTATTATGTACTATCAATCTAAAAAAATTCCCCGTGttagttggtttttttttatctgCAGGACCCTAGAGTATTATTAAGAGGAGGTTTGACAGTTTTCTGAAGAAATTTATGTAGTTTGGTCAGAAGTTATTTATACTTCATTTATTGGAAATTCGAGGCTACTTTCTCATCTGGTGCAAACTATTATGCAAGAATTAGACATAgcttaaacaaattaaaatctgaaatttttttgCTTGCAGTAGCATCTTGCTTCTGTTTCTGGGGAAGTCTTCgtgatttattttgaacataGTTTGGAGCTAGTTCAGGTGACTTCTGATTGATCCTCTGCTTAATCAATTACAAGGTCTATAATAGGACAAGACTTTTCATCGTCCATGCTTAgttaatgaaattcatgaatacTTTCTGTAGTTTCATGACTTCTTGATCTTGACATTGTTTCTGGATATTTACTCAATGTTAATTGACATCGGTCAGATTACCTGTGTGATGATGATAAAGAATTTATATGCTTTGAAGATGTTTACTCCATTTCAGGCATGGATCATGGACGTGAAAGCAAAAATGATTTAAAGGGAAGGACTAATGCTTCTCATAATAAACGTGATTCATGGGCACCCCTGATTTCACTCGTTGATTCCAACAATGGAAGTGGCAGTCTACCAGAGTCAGAGATTAATCTAGAAGAAATAGAAATTGGGCGTGACTCGGTGCAAAGTTTAGATTCTTCGGGAAGGTCTTCAACCTCATCAAACTCCTCATCGGGTGATTTCTTCCAAGTTATTCCTCACACGCTTCCCAGGTCCCATCCATCAATTGGAATTCCCAAGCCTAATGGGGGTATCAAACAGTTGTATAAAAATGACAGGGTTGATGTTTCAAATGAGGCCTTGTACAGGATAGAAGAATCTATCACCGGCTCTCCAGAATCCACTTCACGATTTTCAGACATTACCCATGAATCTTTACTGCCACAAATGTCACCAACTCAATCTCCTTTCATCCAAGTGATGGAAAGGCCTGGAAATTTTGATCCTGGCAGGATTCCGTCTTCTATTTTCTCTAAACCCTTATCGCCGATGGAGTGGAGCGTTGCTTCAAATGAATCATTGTTCAGCATTCATATTGGGAACCATAGTTTCAGGGGTCGTGCTTCAAAGATGGGTAAAGACATGTACAGATCAGGAGAACTAATCAAATCCGAAGAACCTTTTAACTCGAAGCAAATATACCAATCTGGAGAACTTTACATGTCTGAAGAATTATATCAATCTGAAGAACCTTTTAAATCTGGTGATCCGAAAAGAACTAGTGAGTTAAGTGGGTCTGAGCTAATTTCTTCAGCTTCTAAGGAAGTGCAACCTGACGAAAATGCAGACAtggaaaataatttgaattggAAGCCTAGAGCTAAAGGAGCCATTGATGTACCAGTTATTTCTGAGGCTCATATCGATCAAGGAGGCATAAATCTTGAAGAACCCAAGGATTCTTTCAGCGCCAACCAACTCTCCGATAGAAGTGAAGCTATTGTCCAATCAAATAGTTTTACCAAGTTAGTTTTATTGTCGTGCTAACTCAATTAAACTACTTATATGTTCAAGTTACTCATTAATCATTTGTATTTTGAATTGTTAATTCTCTATGATTGGGACAATACCCTTTTGTGTGTTACAGAAAGAAGAAGTCTGCATGTTCTTTTTGTCATTGTTCCCATTGTAGACGGCTCTTCTGCTCCTGTAGTTGGCCTAGCTGTAGCTACAAATGGTCAGATTTCTCTTGCAAATGGTGGTCGTGTTGCTCCTGTAGGTCGTTTGGCTGTCCAAGCTGCTCCAATAGTTGTTTAAACTGCTCAAGTTGCCACTGGAAATTGTGCTGGCCGAGCTGCATTTGCAAGTGCCCCTCTTGCCCAAGTTGTCACTGTAAATTTCCAACCTTTTCAAGATGCTGCTGGTGTTCATCATGGCCAAGCTGCTGCTGTAACCGCCCTTCTTGGCCTTGCTGTAAATGCCGCTGTCTTTATAGCAGTTGGTTGTGCTGTTGCTGTTGGAAAAGTAAACCGAAAACATCAAGTCTCAATTCTTCTTACACGTATGCTTCGGTCAATATCTTGGGGTGTTTGGCTAACAAACATGCAACTTTAATTCTTATATTTATGATGTTGCTTTATATATAGGCATGCTGAAATATTTGTTTCTCAATGCAGTTTAGCTGGTTCTAGGATGGCGTATCCAATCTCAGTGAAGGCATCATCCAGTAAACGTTGCTATTGTTTTTCATGCCATTCCTGCTCACACTGCTGTTGAGAAAGTATGAGCTTTACTTGGACCTCTCGTTTATGAGATGTTATCTGGTTTTATCGTTTAAAACCGGAATGATTCATACAACAAAGCAAGAAGATTTGGATTTAAATCTAATAGAAAAATAGAACAACTTTTAATCTTAAATTAAGAACCCACAACTTAGGTAAAACTCCGTTAATCAGTTGCATTCGGTGCCAGTCTTGGGACCCGGAGAAGAATCAAACGTTGTTTTAGAAAATAGGATAGTATAATTTTCCACTTATTGGTCGTACCAAATTGAAGCATGTCTCTATGGATGTGTTTATTTGGATATGACCTTGCTCGCCTAGTTGAATTCACTATGAAACATGTTGCCATATTCGTCTCAAGAACACTTGTTGCACATAAAATAGTCGTTGGTTTTTTAGAGATCGTCTTTGTTTAACATGCCTTGATTGTTATGGATAATCTCTTTTGTTTGACAGACTCGTGGATCCGCAAACATGCCAAGTGTTGTTAAAGCCATTGTAGAAATACTTTGGATATTTACTGATAACTATCCTCTTCTAGGTCGAGCTAAGGTATTCCCACTAGGAGTGTGCAATCGGTCTATTTGGTTACCAACCGAATCGAATAGACCTATAACTGATTTAACCGATTTTATTTCCAAGTAACCGAACCGACTGAAATATTCATAGAAACCAAATTGTTGAACCGATTTTTAAATCGGTTTTTTCGGTCaaccgatattttttaaaaaaattgtgaattttAACACACAAAAAGAAAACAATGCAGAGCTAATAAATAACAAGAaacattgaacaaaaaatatcaataacaaatagaaatattgaagataaaataattagataaatatatatataaaaacataattGATATAAAGATTAAGGAAACAACTAGAGACCATTTTAGACCCACAAGACAATTCGATAAAATGATTTCTGAAGCACTACCTTCAATTTTTGTATCAACCGAGTATTAAActaaggcaaaaatttgtgtgatacagtctcacgggtcgtattttgtgagacgaatctcttatttgggtcctccatgaaaaagtattactttttatgctaagaatattactttttattgtgaatatcggtaaggttgacccgtctcacatttaaaaatttgtgagattgtctcacaagagacctacacTTAAACTAATATACAAAACAAACCTTCACATTTTGGAGGAATATTCAAGCTTGGGGTACAATCTTCCtatcataataaaaatacatgacAAAATGTATCATTGATCATTCTCATTAACTTAATTCATTTAAGAATTATCCTCCAAGAAGACGAGTCTAACCTAAGTTTTGCTATCTCTGAAAAAGAAATAATGACATACAAGTAAAATAAATCGGAAGTTtattgcaataaaaaaaatctaactaTAACTTTTTTATAAGAAAACTTACGATATTCTAGGTTTTCCATATCTTCCAAAGTCTCTTCAACATTGATTGGAATTGGGTATGAACGAAGCCAATCTTGTGTGCAAATAAGGCTTTCCACTATCTTAGGAGTCAATGAACTCGTAAAACAATCAAGTACTCGGCCACCAGTACTAAAATAAGATTCTGAAGCAACAATTTCGCGAGCAATTTCAAAAAGTATGGGAAATATAAGACAATTTTTCTTCCACCATCCCAAACTGTCAAAATATTCAGAATACTCTTCAACCATCTCATTTAAATATTTGTCTAATTCTGAAATATTACCATCACCAAAACTCTGTTCCATTTGTTTTTTCTACTTCACAAGAATTGATTGTTTTTTTACATCAGTTGGACACTTGGACTTGAACTTTTTTGCTCAACGTCATTTACTTGTTGAATAGATAACACTTTTGATTTGCAATTTTGAGGCTCCATCTTCTCCTTgtaatttttatacaaaaaaagcAAAGTTCTTTTTACTGCCTTTCCTATTCTTAAACCCATTTCATCTGCATACAATTCTATCAACatgaattcaacaaaatccAATTTGTGTCTTGGATCAAGCACCACATCAACATAGAACAAATTATTCATTTTCTCGTGATCTCCCCAATACTtgttaaattttcttttcattttaatttccaTAGAATACACATCAATATTGTCACTTTCTTGCCACTCCTTCAATATCGTGTAAATGAAACTAATCTCATGTGCAAAAGTATTGGATGTGACATACAATGAACCTGAAACTTTCAAAGTTAGTTCATAAAATATTAGCAATACAATAGCAAAAGACCTAACGTTATCTCAATCGGCACTAGTCGGCCTCCCATCGAAAGTTCTCATTTCTTTTTTAAGTTTACCATCTACACCGAATACCACCTCTCCATCATCATTCACAACACCAACCCATTTTGTCAGTTGAAGATCCAATTTAAAACATGGATCCTGTTTACCAAATATTTCAAAGCCCTTCCAAATTTTTGAGTTATATTCAACATCAAGAAAGTTGAGTTCCATCTTGTTGATACGTCAAGACATAAATAGTTCTTGCTTCCAATTTTTTCAATCTTCACACTTTGTTTAAACTTGTTTAATTTGGCAGTAGATTGTTTAACATATTTCACTGCATCTCTGACCCTTGTCACTGACTCACTTATATCTTTCAAGGCATCAACAACAATCAAATTGATTATATGGGCTACACACCTCATATGAATGCATTCTCCCTTTAAGATAGTAGATCCCAATTTACcatctttcttttcaaattattgattGCGACATCATTTGAATTTGCATTATCAATAGTAATCGTCAAAATTTTGTCAATTTCCCAATCCCTTAAGCATGTCTGAATTTCTAAACTAATGGACTCATCTTTATGACTTGTAACTAGACAAAAATTGATAATCTTTTTTCGTAAAGTCCAATTTTTATCAATAAAGTGAGACAAAAATTGATAATCTCTTTCGTAAAGTCTAATTTTTATCAATAAAGTGAGCTGTCAGACACATATAATTGATCTTTTGAATTGATGTTTATGTATCTGTGGTCAAACAAACTCTTTGTGATGAATTTTTCAAGAAGCTTTTTAAACTTTCTCTCTTAACTTCATATAAATCAACAATATCACGTGCAACTATCCATCTTGAAGGGATTCGAAAGTTTGGACATGTTATAGCCATAAACAGTTTAAATCCACCGGCCTTCTACAAATTTGAAAGAGAGTTCATCAACCACAATCATTCTAGCCGAAGCTTTCCTACATACTTCTTGATCAAATTTCCAAGTAGTTAAACTTGTCTCACCATCTTTTGCACCTTGTAGACTCAATTGCGCCTGATTAGTTTCAATAACATGTGGGTTTTTTCTATCGGTTCCATTTTTATATGGATCACAATAAAATTCCTTATCATAATACTTGCATTTAGCTGTAGTTCAATTTTCAGAATTGGAAAATTTCGTGAAATGCTCTCACACCTCACTTCTTGGTTTCATTGTTTTTCGTTTGGTTGCTTTCACTTTAGAATTTGCACATGTTTCTGTTCCAGTTGAAGTTTGTGGAATGGAACAACTATCATCATTATCCATAATGTATATGTCTTCTTGCCTTAACATATAAAAGTAAATCATacaattttcaacaaaatgtatatgaaaaatatttcttgtgaataattcaaactttaaaataaagcaGATATaggaaaattatttatattatttatcaaatttcaaataaattatccGAATCATTGTTTTATAGCTTAGTTGTTAACTTCAGCTTATAAATACAGTATTCCCAACTAATCTCCCTCAACGTTGTTCCCATGTTTTTCGGGAAATTGGCAACATCTAGGTAATTGAAAATAGCTCTTTCACCAActttagaaaataaataatgcTCCATTCAGATCTTCACAGATTATAAATAAGCCTACAACTACTAAAATGAAAAAATCACATATCTCCACCTTTATTTAGAACCTTTTgtacaatataataaaattattcacCCATCATCACAGTTAAATTGAATTTTACGCAATAATccatatattttatgaatttcagaaaacaataaatatttttctaaatagTCCAAAAGCTATATCAAGGAAAATCGGTTAGCATATCATTCATGCACAAGATTTTCATCTCGCGGTCGTCTGCTCCGAAAACAATCAGATGGTGGTCGTCTGCTCTGGAAACAATCAGAGGGAGTGTATGGAAG encodes the following:
- the LOC140978882 gene encoding uncharacterized protein, translating into MDHGRESKNDLKGRTNASHNKRDSWAPLISLVDSNNGSGSLPESEINLEEIEIGRDSVQSLDSSGRSSTSSNSSSGDFFQVIPHTLPRSHPSIGIPKPNGGIKQLYKNDRVDVSNEALYRIEESITGSPESTSRFSDITHESLLPQMSPTQSPFIQVMERPGNFDPGRIPSSIFSKPLSPMEWSVASNESLFSIHIGNHSFRGRASKMGKDMYRSGELIKSEEPFNSKQIYQSGELYMSEELYQSEEPFKSGDPKRTSELSGSELISSASKEVQPDENADMENNLNWKPRAKGAIDVPVISEAHIDQGGINLEEPKDSFSANQLSDRSEAIVQSNSFTKKKKSACSFCHCSHCRRLFCSCSWPSCSYKWSDFSCKWWSCCSCRSFGCPSCSNSCLNCSSCHWKLCWPSCICKCPSCPSCHCKFPTFSRCCWCSSWPSCCCNRPSWPCCKCRCLYSSWLCCCCWKSKPKTSSLNSSYTLAGSRMAYPISVKASSSKRCYCFSCHSCSHCC